Genomic DNA from Papaver somniferum cultivar HN1 unplaced genomic scaffold, ASM357369v1 unplaced-scaffold_160, whole genome shotgun sequence:
aaatcatggtcccctcaaaaaagcATGATTGATGTGGACTGATACCAGCATTATTAGAGGCTGATACCATTTAACCGATCCAACGGTCAGGATCGCTTAAAATTTTTTTGTCCTATATAAAATGGTATCGGTCCCTAATATTCTGATATCAGCTCATATAAATCGCGCCAAAAAGGGGTGGTGCCCGAATAACGgttcatttttatttgtttatttttgaacACATTTTCATGAATTCGATGATGCCCCTGCTGGCCCAATGGGCTAAAAGAAACCATGTTCCGATCCAAGGTCCAACTTACCACTATGGTTCGTGCCATTTTCGATGGTTATACGCCTCTAGTTGATCCCACATTCCAAATCCCTCTCCACGACCAATTAGGCAATCGCCAACAGGCGGTTGGAAGACGTGTGCCACAAGTTAGGCCTTTCCCGAATAAGACCGAAATTTGGAAACCGGAAACTAGTGGGAAACATTCTCTTTTTCGTCTTCTGAGCGCTCTATATAAAGGATTTACAATTCTTGTTTCTCTTGTATAATTTATTATTACAGGAGGAGTCTCTCTAGGTAGTTTCAAATTAATTTCTGCTACAAAGATGTCTTCCAATGGAGAAGTCGCTTGCACTTACGCCGCCTTGATTCTTCACGACGACGGAATTCCCATCACTGTAAGTAATTCTTACTTCCTCTCTTTTCTTTATATGTTTTGGTATGTAGAATGCTTCTTAACGTTGGGTTTGACATTCAACTGGTTTCCAACACAGGCTGAAAAGATTTTAACTCTGGTAAAGAAAGCCAATGTCCAATGTGAGTCTTACTGGCCTAGCCTCTTCGCTAAGTTTGTTGAGAGGAAGAACGTTGAAGACTTGATCACCAACGTTGGTGCTACTGGTGGtgctgttggaaaacgattaataaaaaaagataattttttaaagttttaataaaaaaataatatttattgttttatttgtgaatgaaactttttagtcccacatcgtggagtttccaatttttagtagttttaagaaactatataaaccttttagtcccacatcggggagtttttcttcttaagttgtatttgtcaattatataaagaaattcactacttttgtaaaatctatgggaaaggggttgctctatatttagagggacccctaaggaaaatattttatagtgtttcttaagagttcgcgattttccttaacggttttttcggagttgccaagctcaagttgagcatctactacatatgctagtagtaggtgtagtagggtgtttatcctggagatatccgtcctgtgagggctatagcatcactcttgagtgtagccgggcgctaatgtcttaagggaaacgtgttgaacacgtgactcactctgtttttccaaagttttgccttgctgttgtggagatatgagagctcgttcgtttcgtcaatcgatcattccattataaaggagctaagtatcaataacttttgcttatttgattttttctttttttattattgcacccaacaatcttaagacattatgtaataataaaaaatggttggttggtttgtgaatcatggatgttaattgtggagtgaaaaacaaaaacgaattttttggtcagctgtagagtttcgattatctcttaacctagaaggaatttcgatgaacccttttgacacaacgtagtagacattgatagttacccacgtaaaatttcagaatttttggagttgtaaaagtatttttttgatattttacaaaacagacaaatgttcctgaaaaattctgacgggcaaacttttgttgttaactaaagttttttatggggtaatcatgagttttttgatatggtggttcaaacgaagtttgtaaatatagattatcttcaaaactcatatttatattccgtttcggaactaaggtttgtgagatgtggtgtattaggtgattgggaaattaccgtgtccgtggtcagagtataaacgaagattgtgacatgaaattgaaaaggaacatggctaccaggcgcatgtggatgaacacaagtcttccaaagctgacaaaggcggaatatcaaacacaactctaaccgtagtcttcataagaaaggtatgtttcgtaaaactgaatccggcgttactttaattaagggtgattgttatgtttgtaaaattccgggccatacggtagtaaagtgtagacaacataaaaccttaataagtagaaagttaatgctaatttagttgaaacaaattagaacgagttcattgacatgatgtcggaagttttTTAAAACCAATGAGAGACcagaaggtggactctggagccaccaagaatgtttgttgaaacagagacctgttcacctcctatcagaggataggggatgtcgagaaactcttttgagtaactcatctgcaatagaggttgcataaaaggaaaggtcgagcagaagctcatatctgtaatactctcacattgaatgaagttttcatgttccaagcatatgcaagaatcttgtatcttgttctattgtagatggaaaagatttaagatcttaatttctggaaaacttgttgtaacaaggcagttattttttagcaagagttataggacgggtctatataagcttaacggaaaaaactgatgtgaacatagttgattcttgtgctttctttatgttgattgttttatgtggtaagcttgtaaccgtaaacttataagtcaatgttaactggatagcataggctgcgtacccaaatttagtttggactttgaacaaaagtgaaatctgtgaagaatcaaattgctttaaaaccttttagcacaaatgttcatagtaattctaagcctttagaattaattcagttaggcctagatgaCATGAGTTCAAACCATCactggtaaaagatggtttataacttccgtagatgattgtacgaggtactgtcttgtataattgcttagggataaggatgatgccttagaagccttaagatgtataaacttgaagttgaaaccaattagaagccttgaacatattaattgtatccttaaggagatcataattacatgttgattagttcaggattacctgcggtcttgtgggaggaggaagtcctcttaactagtatatcctgaatatagtacccttaaggatcagaaaactccatatgatttatggaaaggtagatgaccttcttatgaatatgtcaaagtgtgggggtgtttgactaagattgtcattcctcttcctaaagaactagatagaaaccaaaaatgtgattgtgtcttcatataaggtatgctgagtatacttctacatatagatttttggttgtgtgttctgatttttcatactttggtgtgatttttctgactttgttgtgaatactattacataatctagggatgctgagttctttgaacatgtttattcttaaacctgtacctcattagagatgtgttgttgatcccctagatttattttcaaatagtcagaacttatcttaaaggaagatgaagttaaggttgagcctaagagaagtaaaacaattagacttgagacttcttatgaagccgacttcataacatgcctagcttagtctaagccctggacttgtaaagaagccttgatatctactgaaaccccattctggtaagaagcttcatttagtgaaatggactcagtccgtcggaacctgacttgggaggtttatagtttacctccagagagtaagaccatgagatgtaaatgagtctttaagaggaaacattaggtatatggaactgtagaaaaatattaggctaagttggtagctaaaggctataaactaaaagaaggtgtatatttccttgattcttattcacatgtgacgataTTTACTTcacttgagatgctaattgttattgctgtcataaacaaattagagatacatcagatggatgttaagacaacttttctaaaatcgtgaattagataaagaaatttacatagaccaacctgaggactttgtagtgaaaggttatgatgacaaagtttgtaagttgaacaaaattttgtatggtttataaaataagcacgtaaacagtgacatggaaaatttgatcatgtgataatgtgtagtggatttaagttaatgaatctgacaagtatatttacaagtaacttgttaaggatgcctgtgtgattgtatgcttgtatgttgatgatatgctttacttgatacaaacatagatgtgattaattccactaaaaacatgcgctgaatgagaacgttgacttgaaagacttaggccctgttgatgtaatcttagggatgaggattagaaaataatctaacatatgtagtcttagtcattctcattatttgaattttgtgcttaagagatacaatcagtgtgattgtaagcctgcttgtactccgtacgattattcttgtagactcaaaaaaaaggatagtggagtatcttaacttgaatactcaagagttataggatgtctgatgaatttaatgaactgtaagtccagacattgcctatagtgtgagtaagttaagtagatatattgttgtccagagcaagagcattggatgcactgagtagagtattatggtacctaaaatactctattaccttttgtttgtttatgaaaggtatcttgctgtccttgaggactttgtgatgcaaactggatagttgactcagaggagtctaagtctacgagtggatatgtttcactctagcaggagggtttgttttggaagatttccaaacaacatatattgctcaattcattatggaatctgagagtattgagttagataaagcacgagagggggctgagtgcctaagatgctttttagaagacattcctctctggcataggcctgtgccagctatatctatatactgtgttagccaagctataatagctaaagctaaaataactaatctcaatggcgttatttccattgattggataaagtccaaggagaatatcgcgcaacctttgacgaaaggttatCCAAGAGATGTTAGAAACATCGAGGggaggggcttaagctcataaattaaacttgccatgaaggatactcaaccttgctgactggagatcccaagatcaaggtttcgaatgagacaactaattttggTGGGTGGgtaaggtaaacactatcagagaattttattctctgtcccttccctatggtgtagacgtgatagtgtgactgcatgtgaaggatgacttttaagaagtcttaatgagttctatagtttcaatttaagattgaagtggggtgtagcagtaacactctttatggaaactcacctatctgaatgaggaagtgggccgcttcctatgagaatatgagctttgattctctagagcattctgagaaacaggatatgtccagggccaaattggacaaaacggcacgagcttggcagcaatcttggagatatcacccgtggttgttatcacgaattacatcaaatgctagcagttcaagacatagttcactgtctctagcaagtaattccggtaatatctcactaagcaaaggttcaagacctcatggacacctctgcctaaaatggtatttccgctttttatgtgattttcgttttgatggttttggtattactggaacttaggacctaaaggtcactaagggttcactagttcatgctttttcactttggtgaaagatacctatagtctcaccatgtgagaactaaagatgaaagctctcaatattattatgatttatgcaatccatagtatgaccctggggtcaacacacttttgtgtgagggagaggacgtagaaatgactagtatgatttcaacacttgcacgatcagtctgtttggatcgtgaggttgggatgttgatttaccaagatctatctgtgttttcatgttttattgagttttcattcatgtgggggattgttggaaaacgattaataaaaaaataattttttaaagttttaataaaaaaataatattgttttatttgtgaatgaaactttttagtcccacatcgtggagtttccaatttttagtagttttaagaaactatataaaccttttagtcccacatcggggagtttttcttcttaagttgtatttgtcaattatataaagaaattcactacttttgtaaaatctatgggaaaggggttgctctattttagagggacccctaagggaaaatattttatagcgtttcttaagagttcgcgatttttcttaacggttttttcggagttgccaagctcaagttgagcatctactacatatgctagtagtaggtgtagtagggtgttttatcctggagatatccgtcctgtgagggctatagcatcactcttgagtgtagccgggcgctaatgtcttaagggaaacgtgttgaacacgtgactcactctgttttttcaaagttttgccttgttactgttgtggagatatgagaagctcgttcgtttcgtcaatcgatcaattccattataaaggagataagtatcaataacttttgcttatttgattttttctttattttaattattgcacccaacaggtGCTGCCGTTGCTGTCTCTGCTTCGACAGGTGGTGCAACAGCTGTTGAAGCTCCTGCTgccgaagagaagaagaagaaggaagagaaagaagagagTGATGACGAAGATATGGACTTGTTCAGTATCTTCGACTAGAGCGCACATTGTTTCTTGGAAGCTGCTTGATGCTTtctttagtttattttgtttggTTATGACGTTGTTAAGCTTATTATTGTTTTGTTTATAAACACAGCAGTGGCAGTTTTTTATTCGTAATAATCTACACGTTCCTCTTTCGCTAGCAATACAGATTACAATCAAACTACAGATATATGCAATTTCTTCTCTTCTAACTTGAGATAAACTCGTATACATTCCAATTTAAATTCAAAATCGATCAACTTTACGAAATATTAACGAGACGTACTAAAGAGATGTTCGAGCTTTAAGtccattcatcatcttctttggaAATTGAGGTACTTGATTCCATAAGCAAAGACAAAGAAGAAAGCAAGGACAAACCCGATATGGGCTAAGACAACCCATTTAAGGAAGCCATATTCCCAGCCGTAACTTTCTTGCAAGTACTTCTGCACTGTTGGATTGATTGGCAACCCTGGAATCTGCAACTCGTTTGTCCTGTCGCCGACCTGAGATGTCACTAGACCATAGAGAGTCCAAGCAACAGGTGAAGCCCAGTAGTACCATCGCCACCATATTGGGATTTGCTGCAATTG
This window encodes:
- the LOC113337508 gene encoding 60S acidic ribosomal protein P1-like translates to MSSNGEVACTYAALILHDDGIPITAEKILTLVKKANVQCESYWPSLFAKFVERKNVEDLITNVGATGGAAVAVSASTGGATAVEAPAAEEKKKKEEKEESDDEDMDLFSIFD